One Hemibagrus wyckioides isolate EC202008001 linkage group LG09, SWU_Hwy_1.0, whole genome shotgun sequence DNA segment encodes these proteins:
- the soul3 gene encoding heme-binding protein soul3 codes for MDGGGCPLNGGGGREGRGSGPQHGMITLEDLESFSEDQLSDSGTGGSEEREMMEDEEQNRLLGYWQEVARGHLIDVPRDMAEPIQQLATNNNGTHQREKVPFTLISCKEKCGEVLYEKRSYDKARWACITIKGDTYEQSIGYGFMKIMKYICQQNSLGIYMGMTIPILTVVRTEEAHSSFSSAVTVAYYLPSNHQAQPPQPLDPDIVIEEWPATTVYSRYFTGATNETTIMTQINTLAEILDSPELYVTSAFIVAGYTNPAATHRVNEIWFIQRQ; via the exons ATGGACGGTGGGGGCTGTCCTTTAAACGGCGGCGGTGGACGTGAGGGTCGGGGGTCTGGACCTCAGCATGGCATGATCACGCTTGAAGATCTCGAGTCTTTCTCCGAAGATCAGCTCTCAGACTCCGGCACAGGCGGTTctgaagagagggagatgatggaggatgaAGAGCAGAACAGACTGCTCGGTTACTGGCAGGAAGTGGCGAGAGGACACCTAATAGACGTGCCGAGAG ATATGGCAGAACCTATTCAGCAGCTGGCAACCAATAATAATGGCACACACCAGCGGGAAAAGGTTCCCTTCACACTTATATCATGCAAGGAGAAG TGTGGAGAGGTACTTTACGAGAAGCGCTCCTATGATAAAGCGCGGTGGGCCTGCATCACCATCAAAGGGGACACATACGAACAGAGCATCGGTTACGGCTTCATGAAGATCATGAAATACATTTGCCAGCAGAATTCTTTAG GCATTTACATGGGCATGACCATACCCATCCTGACCGTGGTGCGAACAGAGGAGGCGCACTCCTCCTTTTCTAGTGCCGTCACCGTGGCGTACTATCTGCCCTCAAACCACCAAGCCCAGCCACCACAGCCTCTTGACCCGGACATAGTGATTGAGGAGTGGCCAGCCACTACGGTCTACAGCAG GTACTTCACGGGTGCTACAAACGAGACGACCATCATGACTCAGATCAACACACTGGCCGAAATTCTGGACTCTCCTGAGCTGTATGTGACCAGCGCCTTCATCGTGGCTGGCTACACCAACCCTGCAGCTACACACCGGGTTAATGAGATATGGTTCATTCAGAGGCAGTGA